AGATAGGATAACGCTATTATATGTAGGTCGGTTAGCACCAGAGAAGAATTTAAATTTGTTAATGGAGAGTATGAAGATCATTAATCAGAAATATAAAGATCAAGTCAGATTATTAATCACAGGAGATGGCCCTTTATTAGATAAATTAAAATCAGAAGCTCCTTCTAATGTTATTTTTACAGGATACTTAAAGGGACATAATTTGAGTAAAATATATGCTTCTGCAGATATTTTTGCATTTCCTTCTATAACAGAAACCTATGGGAATGTTATTTTGGAGGCAATGGCCTCAGGATTAGCAGTTGTTTCTTTCTTGGAAGGTGGAGTAAGAGAGAACTTAGAAGATGGATATAATGGATTGGCATGTGTCGAAGTTACTCCAGAAAGTTTTGCTATAAATTTGGAGAAAGTGATTATAAATAAGAAGTTGAGAGAAGAGTTAGCTGATAATGCATATAACTATGCTATAAATAAATCATGGGATAAAGTTTTTGAAAGATTAATTAATAATTATCAAGAGGTAATTAATTATGGTAGTAGAGAAGTCTTTATATCTGCATAATATATACTAAAAGGTGATGTTTAAACATCACCTTTTAGTATATATTATAAAAGTTATCCTCTATAATTATTGTCATTTTCTAAATAATCTCTCACAATATCTAAGGTCTCTCCAAATCTTTGAAAATGAACTACTTCTCTTTGTCTTAAGAAGCTTAAGGTATCAATAACTCCTGCATCATTACTAAGATTAATTAAGTTTTCATAGGTAGCTCTTGCTTTCTGTTCAGCAGCCAAATTCTCATGTAAAGTAGCAATAGGATCTTCGTGAGATTGAATATATGATGCTGTCCATGGAACTCCTGCTGCATCATGAGGATATAAGTTTTTACCATGTTGAGCATAATGAGCTCCTAAGCCCGCTTCTCTTAGGGCTTGAATTGGAACTCCTTCAGTTAATTTATAAATTAATGTCCCTAAAATTTCCCAATGAGCCAATTCTTCAGTTCCAATCTCAGTTAAAGTAGCTTTGGCTTCGCCTGTAGGTATAAAGTATCTTTGAGTTAAATATCTAATGCCTGCTGATAATTCACTATCAGGTCCACCATATTGCGCATAAAGGTATTTTGCCATTTCTAAATCATTCTTACTAACTTTAACAGGATATTGTAATATCTTTTCATAATTCCACACTTTACTTCCTCCTTTTTTAATAATTAATCTGCCATGGCCATTCAGTTTCGATATATTGCCATGGGTATTTACTAACACAATTAGTACATAAAGGACCATATCTTCTGACATAATCCATTTTCAATTCTTTATATTCTCTGACAATCATATTATGGTCTTCTAAAGCTTGTCGATTATTAGGGTGGGTATTAAGAAATAAACTAAGTTCTACTAAATAAAAGTCGAGAGCCATAAGTTCTTTAAGCATTTCCAATTGTTCTCTAGTCATCTTTTCACCTCCTTATATCTGTGACTAGATTCTTTTTCGTTTATATGGTCGATACAAATCGATAAAGATAGTTCCTATGCTTAATGCCTCCATTGGACTATAGCGTGAACCATAGTTTTGAAAGGGAATACAAGCTTCTGCTAGTTGGCAATCGCAGCTAGGTTTGTGCTCTCTTTCTATATTGGGCCTTCTATTAGCCATTAAATCACCTCCACAAATTAATCTAATATATCTTATTCCCATTAATAGAAAATTGTTAAACTTAATTCATAGACTGAAGTTGAAATTTTAGATTTGACTGTTTATGATTGAATTTGGTGATTGAAACATGGGTATTATAAGAGAGTAGACTTATATAATTCTCTTTTCGCACACAAGTCTGAGAAGCTACTTATAAAGTTTATGAAGTTATTTATAAATAACTGCTTGACTTTTCTGAATACTTATAATATAATCATAAATAAGAACAAACAATCAAAAACAATCATAAAATAAAGTGATAAAAAAAGTAAATAGTCATAGATGCTAAACTAAAAATAAATCTAAAGGTGATTAAATGTTTGCTGAAGAGCGTAGAGATAAGATCTTTGAATTGATTAAAGATGGAAAAGCTGTTGCAGTCAATGAACTCTGTGATATCTTTAATGTGTCTTCTTCTACTATAAGAAGAGACTTACAGCAGTTAGAAGATTCAGGATTGATTAATAGAACTCATGGTGGTGCTGTAGTGGCAGAAGGTAGAAAATTTGAACCATCTTTTATTGAGAAAGAAAAA
This DNA window, taken from Orenia marismortui DSM 5156, encodes the following:
- a CDS encoding manganese catalase family protein; this encodes MWNYEKILQYPVKVSKNDLEMAKYLYAQYGGPDSELSAGIRYLTQRYFIPTGEAKATLTEIGTEELAHWEILGTLIYKLTEGVPIQALREAGLGAHYAQHGKNLYPHDAAGVPWTASYIQSHEDPIATLHENLAAEQKARATYENLINLSNDAGVIDTLSFLRQREVVHFQRFGETLDIVRDYLENDNNYRG
- a CDS encoding spore coat protein CotJB, with the translated sequence MTREQLEMLKELMALDFYLVELSLFLNTHPNNRQALEDHNMIVREYKELKMDYVRRYGPLCTNCVSKYPWQYIETEWPWQINY
- a CDS encoding spore coat associated protein CotJA → MANRRPNIEREHKPSCDCQLAEACIPFQNYGSRYSPMEALSIGTIFIDLYRPYKRKRI